The following are encoded together in the Palaemon carinicauda isolate YSFRI2023 unplaced genomic scaffold, ASM3689809v2 scaffold2919, whole genome shotgun sequence genome:
- the LOC137636415 gene encoding uncharacterized protein, translating to MVSLDVTALFTNVPLEYVLDNLRAKILEEQLHIPIPLEPFLALVRLCVSTNLFYFNNICYKQLFGVSMGSKLSPILSNLCMEFVEKSILEHCDPHIKPLVWVRFVDDIFILFKGDDARLQQLVDRANSIVPSIKFTVELEEDNKLALLDVLVIRDN from the coding sequence ATGGTTAGTTTAGACGTCACAGCTTTATTCACCAATGTTCCTCTGGAATATGTTTTAGATAACCTTAGGGCAAAGATTTTAGAAGAACAGTTACACATCCCCATTCCATTAGAACCTTTTTTGGCATTAGTTAGATTGTGCGTATCTACTAATCTTTTTTACTTTAACAATATTTGTTATAAGCAACTCTTTGGTGTGTCTATGGGTTCAAAATTATCGCCCATATTGTCCAATCTGTGTATGGAGTTCGTGGAGAAGAGTATTTTAGAACATTGTGATCCACATATTAAGCCACTGGTCTGGGTCagatttgttgatgatatttttattcttttcaaaggaGATGACGCACGGCTACAACAACTAGTTGACCGTGCCAATAGCATTGTACCCTCTATAAAATTCACTGTTGAACTGGAGGAAGATAATAAGCTTGCATTATTGGATGTTTTGGTTATTAGAGATAAC